From Streptomyces fungicidicus, one genomic window encodes:
- a CDS encoding sulfite exporter TauE/SafE family protein: MGVTGTEFALLALSVGVGAVLQVSVGFGLGMIAAPVFSLVDPASAPPVVLLLAAGVTAAVLVRERGVADLRGCGWALVGRVPGTVAGALLVVVLPAKHLALLIAGVVLTGVAVSAAGYAPRARRSSVFLAGMASGLMGTATSIGGPPMAMVWQRLGGPRLRATMSAFFLAGSLMSLVALAAAGAIGAHTLQRTVLLAPAAAAGVLLAGPLTRRLDARHTRTAAMTLAAAGAAGLVAQQLQS; this comes from the coding sequence GTGGGCGTGACCGGCACGGAGTTCGCTCTGCTCGCCCTCTCGGTGGGCGTCGGGGCGGTGCTCCAGGTGTCCGTCGGCTTCGGCCTGGGCATGATCGCCGCGCCGGTGTTCTCCCTGGTCGACCCCGCCTCGGCACCGCCGGTGGTGTTGCTGCTCGCCGCCGGGGTGACGGCGGCGGTACTGGTGCGGGAGCGGGGCGTGGCGGACCTGCGCGGCTGCGGCTGGGCCCTCGTCGGACGGGTGCCGGGAACGGTCGCCGGAGCGCTCCTTGTGGTGGTGCTGCCGGCGAAGCACCTCGCGCTGCTCATCGCCGGGGTGGTGCTCACCGGCGTCGCGGTGAGCGCGGCGGGGTACGCACCACGGGCGCGGCGCTCCTCGGTGTTCCTGGCCGGGATGGCCTCGGGGCTGATGGGCACGGCGACCTCCATCGGGGGTCCGCCGATGGCGATGGTGTGGCAGCGGCTGGGCGGGCCCCGGCTGCGGGCCACGATGAGCGCGTTCTTCCTGGCGGGCTCGCTGATGAGCCTGGTCGCGCTGGCGGCGGCGGGGGCGATCGGCGCGCACACCCTGCAGCGCACGGTGCTGCTCGCGCCGGCGGCGGCCGCCGGCGTGCTGCTCGCCGGTCCACTGACCCGCAGGCTTGACGCGCGGCACACCCGCACGGCGGCCATGACGCTCGCCGCCGCCGGTGCGGCGGGGCTGGTGGCGCAGCAACTGCAGTCTTAG
- a CDS encoding ABC transporter ATP-binding protein codes for MTTAPAPAPSTTGPALDVEGLCVDLSTASGTVRAVDGVSFSVRRGRTLALLGESGCGKSMTALSVVGLLDPAAEVTGGAVRVRGEDTLRLSPAERRKLAGPVLSIVFQDALTALNPVQPVGRQIGEPFRIHRGLSRRAAREKAIELMTRVGIPEPRQRAKSYPHQFSGGMRQRLLIAMAVALDPDVLIADEPTTALDVTVQAQIMRLLRDLQDERDMAVVLITHDLAVVAQRADDVVVMYAGTVVEKGTVREVFSAPRHPYTLGLLDSVPEDAERGQPLPAVPGSPPELSAVPSGCVFQARCPLVRERCVRERPSLRATGDGRSAACHFSEELDRA; via the coding sequence GTGACGACCGCACCCGCGCCCGCCCCCTCCACCACCGGACCCGCCCTCGACGTCGAAGGGCTGTGCGTGGACCTGAGCACGGCCTCCGGAACGGTACGCGCCGTGGACGGCGTCAGTTTCAGCGTCCGCCGGGGCCGCACCCTGGCCCTGCTCGGCGAGTCCGGCTGCGGCAAGTCGATGACCGCGCTGTCGGTCGTGGGACTGCTCGACCCCGCGGCGGAGGTGACCGGAGGCGCCGTACGGGTCAGGGGCGAGGACACCCTGCGCCTCAGCCCGGCCGAGCGCCGCAAACTGGCCGGCCCCGTCCTGTCCATCGTCTTCCAGGACGCCCTGACCGCCCTCAACCCGGTGCAGCCGGTGGGCCGGCAGATCGGCGAGCCGTTCCGCATCCACCGCGGGCTCTCCCGGCGCGCGGCCCGGGAGAAGGCGATCGAGCTGATGACCCGCGTCGGCATCCCCGAACCGAGACAGCGGGCCAAGTCCTACCCGCACCAGTTCTCCGGCGGCATGCGCCAGCGGCTGCTGATCGCGATGGCCGTCGCCCTCGACCCCGACGTGCTCATCGCCGACGAGCCGACCACCGCCCTCGACGTCACCGTGCAGGCCCAGATCATGCGGCTGCTGCGGGACCTCCAGGACGAGCGGGACATGGCCGTCGTACTGATCACCCACGACCTCGCCGTGGTCGCCCAGCGCGCCGACGACGTGGTCGTGATGTACGCCGGAACAGTTGTGGAGAAGGGCACGGTGCGCGAGGTCTTCTCCGCGCCCCGCCACCCCTACACCCTCGGACTGCTCGACTCCGTCCCCGAGGACGCCGAGCGCGGACAGCCGCTGCCCGCCGTCCCCGGCAGCCCGCCCGAGCTGAGCGCGGTGCCGTCCGGCTGTGTCTTCCAGGCCCGCTGCCCGCTGGTCCGGGAACGCTGCGTCCGGGAACGGCCGTCCCTGCGCGCCACCGGCGACGGACGTTCGGCCGCCTGTCACTTCTCCGAGGAGCTCGACCGTGCCTGA
- a CDS encoding ABC transporter permease, with protein MVTFLRKRILSSAVPLVCVVLGVFFLARMTGDPVDLYLPLSATAEQRAEFSAAQGFDLSVPAQLWNYLADAARLDFGTSLRTGQSATEMVLDAFPVTLQLAGVTMLLAITGAVLIGSLAAYRPNSLVDRIAGLLSMTAASIPDFWFAVMGVLVFGVSLAWLPTSGTLGGPEVWVLPVATLLIRPFGVLVQVVRGSMVSALSAPYVKVARAKGATPQRVIFGHALRNAVTPVLTVAGDLTVGLVNGAVIVETIFGWPGIGKLMIDSILQRDFAVLQAAVLMTAVTIFALNILVDVCHALTDPRVRQAVPA; from the coding sequence ATGGTCACTTTTCTGCGCAAACGCATCCTCTCCAGCGCCGTCCCCCTGGTGTGCGTGGTACTGGGCGTGTTCTTCCTGGCCCGGATGACCGGCGACCCGGTCGACCTCTACCTCCCGCTGAGCGCCACCGCCGAACAGCGCGCGGAGTTCTCCGCCGCACAGGGCTTCGACCTCTCCGTCCCGGCCCAGCTGTGGAACTACCTCGCCGACGCCGCACGGCTGGACTTCGGCACTTCGCTGCGGACCGGGCAGTCCGCCACCGAGATGGTGCTGGACGCCTTCCCCGTCACCCTCCAGCTCGCCGGCGTCACCATGCTGCTGGCGATCACCGGGGCGGTGCTGATCGGCAGCCTGGCCGCCTACCGGCCCAACTCCCTGGTCGACCGGATCGCCGGCCTGCTGTCGATGACGGCCGCCAGCATCCCCGACTTCTGGTTCGCCGTCATGGGCGTCCTGGTCTTCGGCGTGAGCCTCGCCTGGCTGCCCACCTCGGGCACCCTCGGGGGGCCCGAGGTCTGGGTCCTGCCCGTCGCGACCCTTCTCATCCGCCCCTTCGGCGTGCTGGTCCAGGTGGTCCGCGGCAGCATGGTCTCCGCTCTCTCCGCGCCGTACGTGAAGGTCGCCCGCGCCAAGGGCGCCACGCCCCAGCGGGTGATCTTCGGCCACGCCCTGCGCAACGCCGTGACCCCGGTGCTCACCGTGGCCGGTGACCTGACGGTGGGCCTGGTCAACGGCGCCGTCATCGTGGAGACGATCTTCGGCTGGCCCGGCATCGGCAAACTCATGATCGACTCCATCCTTCAGCGCGACTTCGCGGTGCTCCAGGCCGCCGTCCTGATGACCGCCGTGACGATCTTCGCGCTGAACATCCTCGTCGACGTCTGCCACGCGCTGACCGACCCCCGAGTACGTCAGGCGGTGCCGGCGTGA
- a CDS encoding MerR family transcriptional regulator — MRSSFIPPRQVRIGDAAAFAGTTPRAIRHYHEIGLLPEPERGGDDRRRYGYEDMIRLLWIRKMADAGIALDDIRDAFTTGTASAGADSEDGIAGILERLEETLAEQEAELRRQRTAVQRMRTEGSRMGLLSDFVTERLKSLPEGSLRQADLDSLLVTERIFGPLGAAVQATRFVVLATHPTLREDSDRIDDAEEALDDSVAVDDPRVAEVAVERRAFESALQAVIEESGLGMDDDALFDAWDTLHPAAADDGEGEADLGSGRREADSMSVFEATGKMPYNFSPARLRCMELAQEPSAQDSPATQDTA, encoded by the coding sequence ATGCGTTCGTCCTTCATTCCACCCCGCCAGGTCAGAATCGGTGACGCGGCGGCCTTCGCCGGGACCACGCCACGGGCGATTCGCCATTACCACGAGATCGGCCTGCTCCCCGAGCCCGAGCGCGGCGGCGATGACCGCCGCCGCTACGGGTACGAGGACATGATCCGCCTGCTGTGGATTCGCAAGATGGCCGACGCCGGGATCGCCCTGGACGACATCCGTGACGCCTTCACCACCGGCACGGCTTCCGCCGGTGCGGACAGCGAAGACGGTATCGCGGGCATCCTGGAGCGGTTGGAGGAAACCCTCGCCGAGCAGGAGGCGGAATTGCGGCGGCAACGGACCGCCGTGCAGCGGATGCGCACCGAAGGCAGCCGGATGGGCCTGCTCTCCGACTTCGTCACCGAACGCCTCAAGAGCCTGCCCGAGGGCTCCCTGCGTCAGGCGGACCTGGACAGTCTGCTCGTCACTGAGCGGATCTTCGGCCCGCTCGGGGCGGCCGTCCAAGCCACCCGCTTCGTCGTCCTGGCCACGCATCCCACTCTGCGGGAGGATTCCGACCGCATCGATGACGCCGAGGAGGCGCTGGATGACAGTGTCGCCGTCGATGATCCACGGGTGGCTGAAGTGGCCGTCGAGCGGCGCGCCTTCGAAAGCGCCCTGCAGGCCGTCATCGAGGAGTCCGGCCTGGGCATGGACGACGATGCCCTCTTCGACGCCTGGGACACTTTGCACCCTGCCGCCGCCGATGACGGCGAGGGCGAGGCCGACCTCGGCTCCGGCAGGCGGGAGGCTGACTCCATGAGCGTGTTCGAAGCCACCGGCAAGATGCCCTACAACTTCTCCCCGGCCCGCCTGCGCTGTATGGAACTGGCGCAAGAACCGTCCGCCCAGGACTCACCCGCTACCCAAGACACGGCCTAG
- a CDS encoding glucarate dehydratase family protein: MVRTSERIAGVTVTPVAFRDHPLLNRVGVHEPYALRTIVEITTESGVSGVGETYGGAVHLERLRRTADELAGMDVWSLNELIARTTRALGADTTGGDGMSGMVTGSSTVDRVMSPFDVACLDIQGKLVGRPVSDLLGGAVRDSVPYSAYLFYKWAGHPGQEDDDWGPALDPAGLVEQARRMIGTYGFTSIKLKGGVFPPDEEIAAVKALRKAFPELPLRLDPNAAWSTETSLHVARELDGVLQYLEDPTEGIDGMAAVARETPTPLATNMCVVSFDDLAPAVAKGAVGIVLSDHHFWGGLRRCGQLAAMCETFGLGLSMHSNSHLGISLAAMTHLAAATPRLTYACDTHWPWKRPDEDVVDPAPLRFAEGRLAVPTAPGLGVELDRDALARLHRQYLDCGLRDRDDTGYMRRFEPSFSTKTPRW, encoded by the coding sequence ATGGTTCGGACCTCAGAGCGGATCGCCGGCGTCACCGTGACCCCCGTGGCCTTCCGGGACCACCCCTTGCTGAACAGGGTCGGAGTGCACGAGCCCTACGCCCTGCGCACCATCGTGGAGATCACCACCGAGTCCGGTGTCAGCGGCGTCGGCGAGACCTACGGCGGCGCTGTGCACCTGGAGCGGCTGCGCCGCACCGCCGACGAACTGGCCGGCATGGACGTGTGGAGCCTCAACGAGCTGATCGCCCGCACCACCCGCGCGCTGGGCGCCGACACCACGGGCGGCGACGGCATGTCCGGCATGGTCACGGGCAGCAGCACCGTGGACCGCGTCATGTCCCCTTTCGACGTCGCCTGCCTGGACATCCAGGGCAAGCTCGTGGGCCGCCCGGTCAGCGACCTGCTGGGCGGAGCGGTCCGGGACTCGGTCCCCTACAGCGCGTACCTCTTCTACAAATGGGCCGGTCACCCGGGTCAGGAGGACGACGACTGGGGCCCCGCCCTCGACCCGGCGGGGCTGGTCGAACAGGCCCGCCGCATGATCGGCACGTACGGCTTCACCTCGATCAAGCTCAAGGGCGGCGTCTTCCCGCCCGACGAGGAGATCGCGGCGGTCAAGGCGCTGCGCAAGGCGTTCCCGGAGCTGCCGCTGCGGCTCGACCCCAACGCGGCATGGAGTACGGAGACGTCCCTGCACGTCGCCCGGGAGCTGGACGGCGTCCTGCAGTACCTGGAGGACCCCACCGAGGGCATCGACGGCATGGCCGCCGTGGCCCGCGAGACGCCCACGCCGCTGGCGACCAACATGTGCGTGGTGTCCTTCGACGACCTCGCCCCGGCTGTGGCAAAGGGAGCCGTCGGTATCGTCCTGTCCGACCACCACTTCTGGGGCGGTCTGCGACGCTGCGGGCAGCTCGCCGCGATGTGCGAGACCTTCGGTCTCGGCCTGTCGATGCACTCCAACTCGCACCTCGGCATCAGCCTCGCCGCGATGACCCATCTGGCCGCCGCGACACCACGGCTGACTTACGCCTGTGACACGCACTGGCCCTGGAAGCGGCCCGACGAGGACGTCGTCGACCCCGCTCCGCTGCGGTTCGCCGAGGGCCGGCTCGCCGTCCCGACGGCTCCCGGACTCGGCGTCGAACTGGACCGGGACGCCCTGGCCCGGCTGCACCGGCAGTACCTCGACTGCGGGCTGCGCGACCGCGACGACACCGGCTACATGCGCCGTTTCGAACCGTCCTTCTCCACCAAGACCCCCAGGTGGTGA
- a CDS encoding 2-hydroxyacid dehydrogenase, protein MSRPGTTTEAPQAPATLLQVSPLLSRLERALAERHRTVRLHELPDPERFLRDHGGEVTVAVTSARFGVGNALMDALPGLGAIVHFGVGHETTDVVRARARGIDVSNTPDVLTDCVADLAVGALIDVMRRMSAADRYVRAGGWSTAPFPLAARVSGKRVGVLGLGRIGRAVARRLEGFGVEVAYCSRLPVPGVPYRRLPTALALAEACDALVVTVAGGAGTEGLVSAAVLDALGPEGHLVNVARGSVVDEPALVAAVEEGRIAGAALDVFADEPNVPQALLDSDRVVLLPHIASATRETREAMADLVLRNVERFMTEGVLLTPVPGPTH, encoded by the coding sequence ATGTCCCGCCCCGGCACCACAACCGAAGCCCCCCAAGCCCCGGCCACCCTGCTCCAGGTCTCCCCCCTCCTCTCCCGCCTGGAGCGGGCCCTCGCCGAGCGCCACCGCACTGTGCGGCTGCACGAACTGCCCGACCCGGAGCGCTTTCTGCGCGACCACGGCGGGGAGGTGACCGTCGCCGTCACCAGCGCGCGGTTCGGGGTCGGCAATGCCCTGATGGACGCGCTGCCGGGGCTGGGCGCGATCGTGCACTTCGGCGTCGGCCACGAGACCACGGACGTGGTCCGCGCCCGGGCGCGCGGCATCGACGTCAGCAATACCCCGGACGTGCTCACCGACTGCGTGGCCGACCTCGCCGTCGGCGCGCTGATCGACGTCATGCGCCGGATGTCGGCGGCCGACCGGTACGTGCGGGCCGGCGGCTGGAGCACCGCGCCCTTCCCGCTGGCCGCGCGGGTGAGCGGGAAGCGGGTCGGCGTCCTCGGGCTGGGCCGCATCGGCCGGGCCGTGGCGCGACGGCTCGAGGGGTTCGGCGTGGAGGTGGCGTACTGCTCGCGCCTCCCGGTGCCCGGCGTCCCCTACCGCCGTCTGCCCACCGCCCTGGCGCTGGCCGAGGCGTGCGACGCGCTCGTCGTCACCGTCGCGGGCGGCGCGGGCACGGAGGGCCTGGTGTCGGCGGCGGTACTGGACGCGCTCGGTCCCGAGGGCCATCTGGTGAACGTCGCGCGGGGCAGCGTCGTCGACGAACCCGCCCTGGTCGCGGCGGTGGAGGAGGGCCGGATCGCGGGCGCGGCGCTCGACGTCTTCGCCGACGAGCCGAACGTGCCGCAGGCGCTCCTGGACTCGGACCGGGTGGTCCTGCTTCCCCACATCGCCAGCGCCACCCGGGAGACCCGCGAGGCCATGGCCGACCTGGTGCTGCGCAACGTGGAGCGGTTCATGACCGAAGGAGTCCTGCTCACCCCGGTGCCGGGGCCCACCCATTGA
- a CDS encoding muconolactone Delta-isomerase family protein, producing MDPSDRGGHRKELAATGHLARLWRPVGESRSIGVWRADDEHDLHEKVFGTLPLRPWMTRTVTALESHPNDPGGTGATP from the coding sequence GTGGATCCGTCCGACCGCGGTGGTCACCGGAAGGAGCTTGCGGCCACCGGCCACCTGGCGCGGCTGTGGCGCCCGGTCGGCGAGTCGCGGAGCATCGGTGTATGGCGGGCCGACGACGAGCACGATCTCCACGAGAAGGTGTTCGGCACGCTGCCACTGCGACCGTGGATGACGCGCACCGTCACCGCGCTCGAGTCCCATCCCAACGATCCGGGCGGGACCGGCGCCACGCCTTGA
- a CDS encoding 2-hydroxyacid dehydrogenase — protein sequence MRIMLDHRILSRFHDRLKASTQGGHDWLEAFDLDAPRFSEAVVGIDVYVGSKLSPEDARRARRLRLVHVVGAGYDGIPLDALHPGVTVATTHHHGRSIAEHVLMSVLMLSRDVLGADRALRAGRWSNVAVDPALPFGTTLHGRRVGIIGFGETGTEVARLCQAVGLRVRAVRRDPSAPFPADLRPDWVGGDDRLPELLADSDVVVVTVPLSPATRGLIGPAELKAMGPEALLVNVARGPVVQEEALYEALGSGTIAGAALDVWWSGPPDAPSRLPFQDLPNVLMTPHHSGHTADTFAARATEIAENIDRLERGDALTNVVRAPSPGR from the coding sequence ATGCGCATCATGCTCGACCACCGCATCCTGAGCCGCTTCCACGACCGGCTCAAGGCGTCCACACAGGGCGGGCACGACTGGCTCGAAGCCTTCGACCTGGACGCCCCACGGTTCTCCGAGGCCGTCGTCGGCATCGACGTCTACGTCGGCTCGAAGCTGAGTCCCGAGGACGCCCGGCGCGCGCGGCGGCTGCGGCTCGTCCACGTCGTCGGCGCCGGCTACGACGGCATCCCGCTGGACGCGCTCCACCCGGGAGTCACCGTCGCCACCACCCACCACCACGGCCGCTCCATCGCCGAGCACGTGCTGATGTCCGTCCTGATGCTCTCCCGCGACGTCCTGGGCGCCGACCGCGCGCTGCGCGCCGGGCGGTGGAGCAACGTGGCGGTCGATCCCGCACTGCCCTTCGGGACCACACTGCACGGCCGCCGGGTCGGCATCATCGGCTTCGGCGAGACCGGCACCGAGGTCGCCCGGCTGTGCCAGGCGGTCGGCCTCCGGGTCCGCGCCGTACGACGTGACCCCTCGGCACCGTTCCCTGCGGACCTGCGGCCCGACTGGGTCGGCGGCGACGACCGGCTGCCGGAACTCCTCGCCGACTCCGACGTCGTGGTGGTCACCGTCCCGCTGAGCCCCGCCACCCGCGGACTGATCGGCCCCGCCGAACTGAAGGCCATGGGCCCCGAGGCCCTGCTGGTCAACGTGGCGCGCGGGCCGGTGGTCCAGGAGGAGGCGCTCTACGAGGCGCTCGGCTCCGGCACCATCGCGGGCGCCGCGCTGGACGTGTGGTGGTCGGGTCCGCCCGACGCACCGAGCCGGCTGCCCTTCCAGGACCTGCCGAACGTACTCATGACCCCGCACCACTCGGGCCACACGGCCGACACCTTCGCCGCTCGCGCGACCGAGATCGCCGAGAACATCGACCGGCTGGAGCGGGGGGACGCGCTCACCAACGTCGTCCGCGCTCCGTCGCCCGGCCGTTGA
- a CDS encoding ABC transporter ATP-binding protein produces the protein MPDSRTTTGTAVPPTDAHPLLEVRGVTKGFGGGRRRLTALDGVDLRLDRGETLGLVGESGCGKSTLARVLLGLERPDAGTVRYDGVDPFALRGKELLNWRRRVQMVFQDPFASLNARMSAADLIGEPWRTHRDVVPDSKAREKRIRELLSLVGLRESDAHRYPNEFSGGQRQRIGIARALALDPDLIVCDEPVSALDLSVQAQVLNVLSELQSRLGVAYVFISHDLSVVRYISDRVTVMYLGKVIEHGGTEDVFDRPQHPYTAALMSAAPVLDASRAAHDREIQLKGEVPSPFDIPSGCRFRTRCPRAEDICATAEPPVVVRESAGAGDDHTALCHFPLEARSAWA, from the coding sequence GTGCCTGACTCCCGCACCACCACCGGGACCGCCGTGCCCCCCACCGACGCACACCCGCTGCTGGAGGTCCGCGGTGTCACCAAGGGCTTCGGAGGCGGCCGCCGCCGGCTGACCGCCCTGGACGGGGTGGACCTACGGCTCGACCGGGGAGAGACCCTCGGGCTCGTCGGCGAGTCCGGCTGCGGCAAGTCCACCCTCGCCCGGGTGCTGCTCGGGCTGGAGCGCCCGGACGCGGGCACGGTGCGCTACGACGGTGTCGACCCGTTCGCCCTGCGCGGCAAGGAACTGCTGAACTGGCGGCGCCGCGTCCAGATGGTGTTCCAGGACCCCTTCGCCTCGCTCAACGCCCGTATGTCGGCCGCCGATCTGATCGGCGAGCCCTGGCGCACCCACCGGGACGTCGTCCCCGACTCCAAGGCCCGCGAGAAGCGGATCCGTGAACTGCTCTCCCTGGTCGGGCTGCGGGAGAGCGACGCCCACCGCTACCCCAACGAGTTCTCCGGCGGCCAGCGCCAGCGCATCGGCATCGCCCGCGCGCTGGCCCTGGACCCCGACCTCATCGTGTGCGACGAGCCGGTCTCCGCCCTGGACCTGTCGGTGCAGGCGCAGGTCCTCAACGTGCTCTCGGAACTCCAGTCCCGGCTCGGCGTCGCGTACGTGTTCATCTCCCACGACCTGTCCGTGGTGCGGTACATCTCCGACCGGGTGACGGTGATGTATCTGGGCAAGGTCATCGAACACGGCGGGACCGAGGACGTGTTCGACCGTCCCCAGCACCCCTACACCGCCGCGCTGATGTCGGCGGCACCGGTCCTGGACGCCTCCCGCGCGGCTCACGACCGGGAGATCCAGCTCAAGGGCGAGGTCCCGTCGCCCTTCGACATCCCCTCCGGCTGCCGCTTCCGCACCCGCTGCCCACGCGCCGAGGACATCTGCGCCACCGCGGAGCCCCCGGTCGTCGTCCGGGAGTCCGCGGGCGCGGGCGACGACCACACCGCACTGTGCCACTTCCCCCTGGAGGCGCGGTCCGCGTGGGCGTGA
- a CDS encoding ABC transporter permease — MTEETEEEVPAANGREDAPGPTPAPKSPPRWWLLLGRDRVAAAGAVVLSVVLLVALFGRLLIGDRAQRQDLDASLRAPSLSDGFYGLLGTDVLGRSVLARLIDAAGTTLSVAVPAVLCSLVIGSAIGLWAGYHGGRRESVAMRVADVILSFPSLLIAVVVLYVFSPSALNIVLILAVARIPVYLRTSRAEAAELRSRLFVDAARTFGTPSRQIIHRHILPIALPTLLTVATLDFCFVMLTESSLSFLGIGIQPPDVSWGLMVAQGRQYLQTAWWITVLPGLAIVLTTVSATVLAAWARIATDPAQRWRLTLPRKRRGASAAVPPEMIP; from the coding sequence GTGACCGAAGAAACCGAAGAAGAGGTCCCCGCCGCGAACGGGCGCGAGGACGCCCCGGGCCCCACCCCCGCCCCCAAGAGCCCGCCGCGCTGGTGGCTGCTGCTCGGCCGGGACCGGGTCGCCGCCGCCGGAGCCGTCGTCCTCTCCGTGGTCCTCCTGGTCGCCCTCTTCGGCCGGCTCCTCATCGGCGACCGCGCACAGCGCCAGGACCTGGACGCCTCCCTGCGGGCGCCCTCCCTGAGCGACGGCTTCTACGGACTGCTCGGCACCGACGTCCTCGGGCGCAGCGTGCTGGCCCGGCTGATCGACGCGGCGGGGACGACCCTGTCCGTGGCCGTCCCCGCGGTGCTCTGCTCGCTGGTGATCGGATCGGCGATCGGCCTGTGGGCCGGCTACCACGGGGGGCGCCGGGAAAGCGTGGCGATGCGCGTCGCCGACGTCATCCTCAGCTTCCCCTCCCTGCTCATCGCGGTCGTCGTGCTGTACGTCTTCTCGCCCTCCGCGCTCAACATCGTGCTGATCCTCGCCGTGGCCCGCATCCCGGTGTACCTACGCACCTCCCGCGCGGAGGCGGCCGAACTGCGCAGCCGCCTGTTCGTCGACGCGGCCCGCACCTTCGGCACCCCCAGCCGGCAGATCATCCACCGGCACATCCTTCCGATCGCCCTGCCGACGCTGCTGACGGTCGCCACCCTCGACTTCTGCTTCGTGATGCTCACCGAGTCCTCGCTGAGCTTCCTGGGCATCGGCATCCAGCCCCCGGACGTCAGCTGGGGCCTGATGGTCGCCCAGGGCCGGCAGTACCTCCAGACCGCCTGGTGGATCACTGTGCTGCCCGGGCTGGCCATCGTGCTCACCACCGTCTCCGCCACGGTGCTCGCCGCCTGGGCCCGCATCGCCACCGACCCCGCCCAGCGCTGGCGCCTGACGCTGCCCCGCAAGCGCCGCGGGGCCTCCGCCGCCGTTCCCCCGGAGATGATCCCGTGA
- a CDS encoding ABC transporter substrate-binding protein: MKFSVSPLPPTGRRRLRAPTATLLAGTVLLSSGCAVAGSAAGDAGRADGRTLRVVLTQEPPTLEPCEASLTGTGVVVRSNITEPLVERDPDSGELHPLLATGWKQTGDRTWTFDTRSGVTFQNGKPFTAQDAAFSIDRAVNSDLACNVEGYVFGDEDLKVKAESDTRLTVTTERPDPILPLRLSFVEIVPRTTDPDSKVRVPIGTGPYAVSSWKAGAAIDLSRYDDYWGDAPDFPRARYVWRSDASVRAAMIDKDEAEIAVALDPVEAGKDTTVAYPNNETTALRLDGREAPLDDLRVRRAVDLAVDREGIIDALLGGLAEPAGQLVPPGVVGHDEGIEPVRQNVAEAKALIEEAEADGVPVGRQITLVARNGMFSGVSETAEALQYQMQRIGLNVKVRMADTATQLQYQLRPLPENVGPIALLIMHGNQAGDAAFTTSQYLLSDGPQSTFGTEELDRRIDDAGALSGEQRQTAFANLLADQNRTVVQYAHLAHMSGLLGLSPSIRYEPNSATGDEMRLAEVGPAKAGRH; encoded by the coding sequence ATGAAGTTCTCCGTTTCCCCCCTCCCGCCCACCGGACGAAGGCGCCTGCGCGCGCCGACGGCGACACTCCTGGCGGGCACGGTGCTGCTGTCCAGCGGCTGCGCCGTGGCGGGCAGCGCCGCCGGTGACGCCGGCCGTGCCGACGGCCGCACCCTGCGGGTGGTGCTCACCCAGGAGCCACCGACCCTGGAACCCTGCGAGGCGTCGCTGACCGGCACCGGCGTGGTCGTCCGGTCCAACATCACCGAGCCCCTCGTCGAACGTGACCCCGACTCCGGCGAGCTGCACCCGCTGCTCGCGACCGGCTGGAAACAGACCGGCGACCGCACCTGGACCTTCGACACGCGTTCGGGGGTGACCTTCCAGAACGGCAAGCCGTTCACCGCGCAGGACGCCGCCTTCTCCATCGACCGGGCCGTCAACTCCGATCTGGCCTGCAACGTGGAGGGCTATGTCTTCGGGGACGAGGACCTGAAGGTGAAGGCGGAGAGCGACACCCGGCTGACCGTCACCACCGAGCGCCCCGACCCGATCCTGCCGCTGCGCCTGAGCTTCGTGGAGATCGTGCCGCGCACGACGGACCCCGATTCCAAGGTCCGCGTCCCCATAGGCACCGGCCCCTACGCCGTCAGCTCCTGGAAGGCCGGAGCGGCGATCGACCTCAGCCGCTACGACGACTACTGGGGCGACGCCCCGGACTTCCCCCGCGCCCGCTACGTGTGGCGCAGCGACGCGAGTGTCCGCGCCGCCATGATCGACAAGGACGAGGCGGAGATCGCCGTGGCCCTCGACCCGGTCGAGGCCGGGAAGGACACCACTGTCGCCTACCCCAACAACGAGACCACCGCGCTGCGACTGGACGGCCGCGAGGCGCCGCTCGACGACCTACGGGTACGCCGCGCCGTCGACCTGGCGGTGGACCGGGAGGGCATCATCGACGCGCTGCTCGGCGGACTCGCCGAACCGGCGGGCCAGCTGGTCCCGCCCGGAGTCGTCGGACACGACGAGGGGATCGAACCCGTCCGGCAGAACGTGGCCGAGGCCAAGGCCCTGATCGAGGAGGCCGAGGCCGACGGCGTACCCGTCGGCCGGCAGATCACCCTGGTCGCCCGCAACGGCATGTTCTCCGGGGTGTCGGAGACGGCGGAGGCGCTCCAGTACCAGATGCAGCGGATCGGACTGAACGTCAAGGTCCGTATGGCGGACACCGCCACCCAGCTCCAGTACCAGCTCCGGCCGCTGCCCGAGAACGTCGGCCCCATCGCCCTGCTGATCATGCACGGCAACCAGGCCGGTGACGCGGCCTTCACCACGAGCCAGTACCTGCTGAGCGACGGCCCCCAGTCCACGTTCGGCACCGAGGAGCTCGACCGGCGCATCGACGACGCCGGCGCGCTCTCCGGCGAACAGCGCCAGACGGCCTTCGCCAACCTGCTCGCGGACCAGAACAGGACGGTCGTCCAGTACGCCCACCTGGCCCACATGAGCGGACTGCTCGGCCTGTCACCGTCCATCCGGTACGAGCCGAACTCCGCCACAGGCGACGAGATGCGGCTGGCAGAGGTCGGCCCGGCGAAGGCGGGACGGCACTGA